In Aedes albopictus strain Foshan chromosome 3, AalbF5, whole genome shotgun sequence, the following are encoded in one genomic region:
- the LOC115257365 gene encoding uncharacterized protein LOC115257365, translating to MVNKQYNVHNPKLHKSKSGQNSPPPVRSYPEVSNQPNPPDMSGSLENNLNHCAEHRPQHLHLNRPHQPHPHRVQQSQMQQNNLDLDVRRRAGGGGGSNTPSEEDFGEDGVYGRNITYYSETAHQQLAAADGAAAGCESQTGGATGERLCVKDLTINDIGRFQYILQMDREVVSRKRRTQNYFRPRFDR from the coding sequence ATGGTGAACAAACAATACAACGTTCACAATCCGAAGTTGCACAAGTCCAAGAGTGGACAGAACTCACCACCGCCGGTGCGAAGCTACCCGGAGGTATCCAATCAACCGAATCCTCCGGACATGAGTGGGTCCTTGGAGAACAATCTGAACCATTGCGCGGAACATCGTCCCCAGCATCTTCACCTGAACCGTCCCCACCAGCCGCATCCCCATCGCGTCCAGCAGTCCCAAATGCAACAGAACAACTTGGATTTGGATGTTCGCCGCCGTGCCGGCGGTGGTGGTGGTTCCAACACTCCGTCCGAGGAAGACTTTGGCGAGGACGGTGTCTACGGAAGAAACATCACCTATTACAGTGAAACCGCTCATCAGCAGCTCGCTGCCGCTGATGGAGCTGCAGCCGGTTGCGAAAGCCAAACGGGCGGTGCTACCGGCGAACGGCTCTGCGTGAAGGATCTGACTATCAATGACATTGGCCGATTTCAGTACATCTTGCAAATGGATCGTGAAGTGGTAAGTAGAAAGCGCCGTACACAAAATTACTTTCGTCCGCGTTTCGATCGATGA